The Patescibacteria group bacterium genomic interval AATTCCAACAACCTCAATAATCCCATCTGGTTTCGGTATCATTTTAAAACCAATCATTAGGTCTGTTTCAAGCTGGCAAAGCATGTCTAAAAACTCTTTTGCTTCAAAACACGTTACAGCCGAAATATTTATCGTAAACTTAACATCCTTTGGAATAGATTCATATTTTTTTCTCTGGCATCGTATTCTCTTTCTTTTCAGTGTCTTTTGCAAAGTTTCTTACAAAATTGCCATTCCGATAAAACAAACATGTTAAACCAATAATTTGCTTCATCCTCAATGTTGTCGTAAAAAAAAACGCCTGTCTGCCTTATTTTCCCAAATTTCCAAAATCCGTATTGATCTTTCATGTCTGACAACTTTTTAAGAAATTTCTTTTTGCAAATATCATTCCGTATTAACTTTATATAATTTCTTATTTTTTTCTTTATATTCCCAGCGCATGACGGAGCGTCACATCTTAACAAGACATCAATAAGTTTATTTTCTTTTGTGAGTTTTAAAATAACAACGTTAAATTCTGGAACAACAAATAAAATTCCAACGTTTATGTAGTCGTCATATGTGTCAGAGCCAATTTTTATTGAGAAATAACAGCCTGTGCATCTCGTTTTTTGGGTTTTATTTTTATATTCCATATTTTTTATAACTACCCTGCATTGAAGGAGCCTAAAACATATCCTTTTATTCTTCTTCTAGACAAAGTTTTCTATACTTTTCTAAATATATGTCTTTACAGTTCTTGCATACATTAACATAGTGATCGCCTACGCGATTAGTTGTACTTCCGTCGTTTGCCGTATAATTTACGTCCTGAAGAGAGCCGCAATTCTCGCAAGGCTTTCGGCTTGGCATTAGCGTAAAGTCTACCACGTGATCAAGTTCTTGAATTTCTTTCCAAATAGAGAAAACAATATAGTCGTTATAAAAATCGTAAAGAAGCCCCGCGCAAATGATTGTCGCATGCGGCGATGCTGTAGCTATGGTTTCTAGTAAAACATTTTCGTTTCCAAACGCAGAATATAAATGGACTTCATCAAAAATAACCACATCGTATTTGCTTATGTCTATCTTTTTTTCGAGTTTCTGGACTTTCAAGTCCCTGTCTGAGCCTCTTGTGTTGGCAAAGTGGTCAAATTCAATATGTTTTTCCCCGTTTTTCTCTGCACGATCTATTTCTTCCAAAAGCATATATGTTTTTCCGCTCCACATCGCACCAACAATACAACGAATCATCATTGTTGTTCCCCTATAAATCCGGTAGTCTGCATTAATCGTAGCCCACGAGAAAAACAGAAATCTATCATTCCAGTACAATCTTGCTCTAAATATCTAAGTTGTTTTAGGTATTCGTCTTGTGGTTCTCCTGGTGTTTTTAAGGCTTTTTCTCTGTGTCTAGAAGTGTCGTGGAATGCGACAATGTCAAGCGATCCCTTGTGGTTAAGAATCGTAAACTCTTTTGTCCGAATTGGGATGGAACTGTCGAGAAATGCGAATTTAAACTTAAACCGAGTCTCTTCGCAAAACTGGATAGAATCTTGCACAATTACTTTCACAAATTTTGAAAGGCCAGCTTTGTCTAATCTTGCAGATGCTATTTCGGCAATATCTTTTTTGTTTTCGATTGTGAAAAGTTTGCCGAAGCCGTTTTCTTTCATCGCGCTCGCCATCGCTATAGCCGCTATCCCTTTCGCTGTGCCAGTTTCTAAAACTTTATTTGGCTTTAGAATGCGAACCAAAGAATATAAAAACTCGCACGTTTCTATTTCTGCACTTTCGCCATCGTAAGCGGTAAAAAGATCGGCCCGTTCCTCTGGGCAATGAGGGTGTACTGATAATTCGCTCATGGCCTGTTCTTTGATTTGTCTTTTCCATTCCATTTCTCAGCCTCTTTTCTAAACTTTTCTACAGATATAAACTGTGTAGACTCAAATAAATCGCCTATATGGTCACAAAAGTTTCTCATTTCTTCGATGTTTCCATCATGATTTTGTTTCCAAAATTCCCATGCCAATGACAGAAAAGAAACAAGGTCGATTTCTTTTTTATATTGCTCTAAATATTTTACAAATCGTCCGATAATACCTTGTGTAACAACGCATTCGGACGATTTGTTAGCCTCCATTTCTGTTTTAATCCAACTTGTTTTCATTCTGACGCTGCGTTCTTTTTCTTTTCTTCGGTAATCGCTGGCACAGAAAGAAACTCTTTTGGAATTATAATATCATTCATTCTCTTGAGTTCTTCAAGGATTTGCTGCGTTACCTGCTCGTTTGCATCTGGAACTACATTGCGGTGAATAGAAGAACCTTTCGCTAAAACATTGGCCCATACTAAAATACTGCCTTTGCATTCTTCTAGACTTCTTTCTCCGTTTTTTACATCTTCATGTATCTCGTTGAGTGCCATAAGTGACAGGTGGCCCAAAAGTAACGACCCTTGAAGATATCTTTGTGCGCTTTGCGTGACTTGATCTATGAGTTTTGCATAAAGAGTTTTCTTGGTTTGTTCGTAAAGCTGTACTTTCTTTTCAATCCAGTTGTATCGGAAACCCCAAGTCTGTACTGTGTTTTTATTTATTCCCAAAACTTCTGCCACTTTTTCTACTGAATTCCCTTGTAACCAAAGTGCTTCTGCCTCTTTTTTTAATGATGCGCTATTTACTTTTTTCACAAGATGTCCCTTAAATTTTATACTAAACTATACTAAATAAGGCATAGGCACTTATAACAATGCACAAGCACCTATGTTATTTACACTTTTCAGCCAAACTTTTAAAAGCCGAGTTTGGCACGATATTTTTTTTATCAGGCTCTATTTTTTCAACAATCTTCTGCGCCTGTTTTTCTGAAATTAAAACAAAATTTCCCGCGTTGGACGTAAAATATGGAATGCCGAGAGACTTTGTCTCTGTTTCAGAAAGGACAATCTCAACGTCGCCTTCGATCTTCGTTCCATCCTCGGCAGTGTATCCGCCTCCGATTTTCACAGAATCAATGCTCTCGCATCCCGTAAAAAATACGAACGATGCAAAAATCAACACAAACACAATCATTCCCAGATACATTTCTCTTTTTTGTTTCTTTGTCATAAATACCTTTCTATTTCCTTTTCTTTGAATTTTCATCCTAAAAAACGCTTCGTAAGCCCCATTTGGAAACGGACGTTATAATCGTCCGTTGATCCTTTTTTTTTAATAAAAGAGGCTATATCTAGTATTATACACACTAAATATAGCCTCACAAGGAAGTGATTGCTAAATGATTGCTGGTTTTTTTATTCACCCTTGCAATTCCTTACTCTCCGGTCGAAAAGTGATTGCTAAATGATTTCTAATCAGTAAAGAAAACATTTTTTGCAACACATCTTCGCTGGGTGGACGCTTTTGATTTAGGACGTTTGCAAGGTGCCCCTGTGAAATTCCAAGCTCACGTGCTGCGTCTCTTGTCGACCAGCCTTGCGATCTCCTGTATTCAGAAAATTGATCAAGAGTTATTTTCACTAAATTCATCCTCGTTTCCTTTCTTCCTAAAGTTCAAACGGGCTCTTGCCTATATAGACAAACCCTCCATTTTTATTATCGAATTCGATTTGCGCTCCAAGCCTGACTCGCATAAAAGCAATGTCCCGCTCAATTGTTCTTCGATCAACTTCAAAATATTTTGCAACTTGCAAACAATTCGGATACTGTCTGAGTCTAAGCTTGCGATCAAGATAAAGCATCCTTTCAATCGCAAATCTAGTGTTTCCCATAAACCACCTCCTTGTATTCGTCTGCCCTTGAAACCAGTTTCACTTTTCGTCCATTGTTGTCATTTTGCGTTATGTATTTTGTTTCGTTTTCTGTTTTTCTTCCGTTCGGAAATCCTTGATTTCCATCACTTTCAAATAAAAAGTTTGGGATTGTTTTTCGTTCTCGATTTTTTCCCTTCGATTTTATTACCGATTTTAGAATGGCCTTCCAGTCTGGTTTCCCTTCTGATAACGTTTTTATCGAAATTTCTTCATCGCACTGACAGCGGCGATCGTCCTCTGTATATTTTATCACGATTTTTATCATGTTTTTTTTGTAATCGCAAAAAAGGTCGACCCGTCCATCAATAAAATCAAGGCGGATTGATTCTTTTATTTCTTTTCTCCACTTTTCCAAACAGGTATTATCCATAGGTTTTTCCTCAAAAAATGGTTTTTCCCAGTTTGCCAATGCCATAAAAACCAAAAATAAGCTGATTTAAGGCGCGTTAGCAAGGGCCAGCACAATATACACTAATTTTATATTTGCGTTTAACCTTGTGCCGTTTCCGCTAACCACACAGCGTATTAAGATAGTGCTGCCCGAATCCTTTTTAATGCCTCGGCAATTTTTTGCCTGACGCGCTCTCTGGTCACACCATACATTTTGGCCATTTCTCTGAGAGTTTTGTTTTCCCAAAACCTTGCTATCAATAGGTCACGATCATCTTTTTCCATAACTTGGAATATCGATCGAATATCTTCTTTTGCAATCATTTGGTAAAAAATATCATCGAAAGAAGAGCCATTACTATCATATCCGCCCATTTTCTCAATACTACAAATCCGCGCCTTTCCTTCGGCCTCTTTTTGTATAAATCGGAACATCTCTCTCTTTATACATGCCGTGGCTATGGTTGAAAACCTTCCTTTTTCAGGGCAAAAGTGCGTCGCTGCTTTCCAAAGTCCAACCATGCCCGCAGAAACAATGTCGTCAAAATTAAGATTACCGCTATATTTAGAACATGTTTTTTTTATTGTGCTTATAACGAGTGGGCGATTTGCGTTTAGGATTTCATTCATTCCTCGGTTTGTTTTCCGAAGTTCAATTATTTTTTCTGATTCCATGTTTTCCTCACAAAAAAACTTGTTTTTTATCCACGCGCCCACTATAATCTATTCGACAAAAGCAGGCGCGACAAAATAAATAGCCTACCAGCTTCTTTTCTCTTACCAGTTTTCGTATACTTCTGAGAGAGAAGCTGTCTTTATATGTTTTTCTTACTATAAATTCTATTTAGCTCGGAGTTTATGTGCGCTTTGATTTCTGATATATCCTTTGAAGAAATAAACTCTTCACTAATTATAAGTTTAAGTCTACTATACTCTTCCTTTTTTTCTGCTTTTGGCATTGGGAAAAGGAAGATAAAATTATGAGGCATGGAGTAGTCAAAGAAATGAATTATGTCTTCTTTCTTAGTTTCCACAAAAGTATCGCAAATAATTTGTTTTGCATACTTTATTACCTCTTCTTCTTTATCTCCTATTTTGATTATCGTCTCAACCTCTTTGTTTTTGTCCATGTTTGTGTTTACTCCTAATATCTCCATATTCCATTGTTTGGAACAATTATAGTCTTCGCGCCGCATGGCGTGCAAGCTTTAGAGACCTCTGGACTGCCCAATCTTGATTTTTCCTGTCTCTTTCCTTCTGTTTTTTTCTATTCTAGCTAAAGTCTTTTTTAAACTTAACTTCATAATGCTCTCCTGTTCCAAATTTTAATCCCGAATGCCATCTTTTTTTTATCTGTTCGTACATATGCAATTCGCTTGAATATCTTTCTTGGCAATCGTCTAGCGCCATATATAGATGCACTATTCCAATCATGCTTCTGTAATAAAATCTTCTTCCGTCAAGCCAAAAGCCATAGCCAAAACTACCATTTTCAGTAAAACTACAGCAAATATACCTGAGTTCATTTTTCATCAGTTTTCCTTTTCGACTCCCGCCACGAGTTTGTACCCTATGCGTTCAGACAACTGCCAAAGAGGACTACGCTCTTCTTTTGTCCCTAACTGTATTGGGATAGGAAATTCTCTTTTTTCAGCGGCCTCAACTTTTAGAGAAATCAGCTCTTTTTCTATCTCTGTAAACCTGTCAACTAAAATATCCACAGCATCCATAATCAACAAGTCAAAAAAACAATCTCTGTGTGCCAGGCTTACATCTGACGAATTTTCTTTTTCCTCCGCACGCTTTAAATTGGAGTAAATTGAGTGCAAAAATGCACTGTCTTTACTTTTGAACTTTTCGGCAAAAATATTAAAAAAATCTTGTTTCATGACTTTCCCTTTCTGCCTGCGGCGCTCGCAGACAAAACAAAATTCCTATAGTTTCTTTTTCTCCTTATATATCTAGGAAAAGACCAATGCCAGGAACATTTCTTATTACTAAACGTGGGGAACAGTATTTACATGCTACTTTTGGCACATCCCACATGACAATGTTTCCAATCATTGAAAAAGAGTCAGAAAAAGAAATACGGTCACATCGCGGACAAGAATAAAGTCTTTCTTCTTTCTGTTGTATCATACTAACACTCCTTTATACGGTTTTTAAGATGTGCGGTTTCTAAGATATGCCATCTTTTAAAGTAAGATGTTCCATCTTTTAAAGTTGGCCTAACTGTTTTATTGATAGCCTCTATAACTTCTTGATAATTCCACCCTAAAAAAACTTGGAAGTCTGTCGTTTCTATTGTCCACCCTCCAAACTTCCCAATCATCTCAAAGTTGCCATATGGATGCTCGTATTTTATTGATTTTAAATCTAACATTACATTTTTTAAGGCTTTGAGAATTTCCTTCCTGGCTTTGCTCATTTCTATTCCTCCAAATCCTCTCTGATTTTCACAAGTTTCTGCTCAATCTCGCGCGCCTCCGGCGACGGATTTCGCTCAATAATCGCACGAGTCCAAAATATTGCATTGTCGGCGTACATGATTGCGACTACGTCTTTCATAGACTACTTCCTTAAAAACTCCAAACTCCGTTGTTCCCGAATGAAGCCACAACAAAAGTTCCAAACGATCTCCCAGGACTCATTATTCCCTCGCCTGTAGGTGGATATGCCAAAGCCTGGACTATCGTTTCTCTATGTGGCCTAAATCCATTTTTTAACTTTCTCAACTCATTTCTCTCTCCACGTGTTTGTTTCCCCATAGATTTTCTGGCCATGCGCCTCGCATTCTTTCTAGCCCGGCGGGCGGCCCGATCCTGGTTATTCTGGTTCAGTATCTTCCGATTTTGCGAAGCCTGCTTTTTTAATCTGAGATTTTTGTCCATAACTGCGTTGCTCCTTTCCTGCATCGCCATCCGTGCCCGCCACACGAGTTTTAACGCCGTAGGCTTAGTTTTAATCACGTTCAGCACAAAATCGCATGGCGTGGATTAAAATGGCATTGTGTAAATTCTAACGCCGTAGGCTTACTTTAAATCTTCCAGTTTCAAATCCATCCCTTTTAGTTTGGGATTCAAAATATACTTTAGGGCGGGGCGTGCCCATTTCGGAACTTCGTTTGTGCTGCCCTTCGCTATGAAACGCTCCCGCTCGATCTGGTAAAGATTTTCCTCATCCTCTTCGTCCATAATACACTCTGGAGGGCTTTCTTTTGGTTGATTCTCTTTGAAGCTTTCTATCTTGGGCATTTTCTCTGTGAATACAAATTCTTCTCTATACCAAAATTTATCCTGTGGACAGTGCTGATATAGAGTTTTTTTCGCGCGTGTAATCGCTATATATTTCAAGTTTCTCTCTTGCTCATCTTGCCATTCTGGCGATTTTTGAAAATGGTGCGGCATTTGATTATATCCCAAAACAAGCACGGAATCCCATTCTTGCCCTTTGGCCTTATGGATTGTAGAAAGAAGTATTTCTCCCCTCTTTGGTTTGTCGGTCATATATTTTTCGATAAGGGTGAGCATCCCATTTTCTGTATGATCTGAAATTTTCTCAAAAAATAAAAGCGAATTCATAACGTCTTCTAGCTTTTTGAAAGCGAAATCGTTTTCTTCGCTTTCCATTTTTTCTGCAAAGAACGCTTGTATTTTTTCCCTTAAACTAAGGGCCAAATATTCTTCGCTGGTTTTTTTTGTCTCCTTTGTAATTGTTAAGATATATCGCTTCATTTCCTGCGAAAAATCTAGCCCTAAAATTCTAAACCGATCAGAAATAGGAATTCCCACACACAAAACATGCACGAGTGGAGCAAAAAAACGAGACAAAACCGCATCAACATTTTTTAAAATAAACTGTATGCTGAAATCTTCGATATGAGATATTTCGCCAGAAATCGCCGTTTCTGATGACGAAATTTGTGGCACGATAGATTTTGCCAAATTTACAATTTCCCGTCCACATCTGTAGCAAACCGAAAGAGGAAATTCTTTCGCGCTAAACGAATCTTTAACTTTGTGCCAGGCTGTTGGAAGAGAACCGGCAAAGCCATATATTGCCTGTTGTTGGTCTCCGACAGCTAAAAGTCGCGCGCCAGTTTGGTTTATCGCGTGCTGCACTAGTTTGATTTGTGCCGCATTTAAATCTTGGCATTCGTCCAAGAAGATGAAATCAAACTTTTGTTTCATTTCAATTCTTTTTTGAACAGGAAGCCAAAGCATATCAAGATAGTCTACTTGGAGCGAATCCGACATCCCTATTTTTATTATTTCTTGATATGCCATTTCTATTTCGGAAGTGTTTATCGATTCGTCATATTTCTGTCCCATATACTTTATCGCATCGGCTATTGCCGCCACATCTTCAAGACCAAACATCCTGCCAAAATCTACAAATTTTAGCATGGTGGAAATCTTGCGAAAAAACGGAGCAGAACAAAAACACTTCCGAAATTTCTTATTATGCTTGACTTCGTCTAGGTTTTGTTCTTGTTTCGCGAAGGCAATTTTGTGTTTATTTTCTAAAACTTTCCTTTCATCGGCGAAAAGCCGATTGCAAACCTCGTCATATTTTTCGTCTTTAACGACTGGTTTGATAAAATTTAGGCTCCCCATGATTGTGTTGTATCCGAAACCGTGATTTGTAAAAACGGTTACTCCCTTGACATCTCTTTTATCCAATTTATTTCTTGTGGATTTTTGGATTTCCTTGTTGAAGGATAGAAAAAGCGATTTCGTCCCGGCTGGCAAGATGCTCAACGCATCAATAAGTGTCGTCGTTTTTCCCGATCCAGCAACCGCCGAAACAATTGCGTTGCCCGTCCCTCTTGATATCCAGTCAAAAATTGCCATCTGATATTCTGAATGTTTTATCGAAACCTCTGTTTTTTTCATATTTTTATCCATTCATAAATTGTTGATATATATAGCAGTAACCGGCGGTAACCGCCTGGTAACCGGTAAGGCGGTTACCGCTTAAGTTGTTGTTTTACATATATTTAAGTGCTGTTTTATACCTCGGTAACCGTGGTAACCGGTTTTTTTATAGGGTGTACTAGAGAGAAAATATTTTTATTTTTTTATATTGCCTAAATCAAAATATTTTATTCCTCGCGCGCGCATGTAGGCATATTTTTATACAAAAACCGGTTACCATGTTATAAAATAGGTATCAAACCCTTATGTTATATTGTTTTGATCGGTAACCGGTAAGGCGGTTACCAGGCGGTTACCAGGCGGTTACCGCCGGTTACTGGGTATTTTTACACATCTTCCTCTAAACACTCTTTTACAAAGCGTATAACCCTTACAACTCGGCTATTGCCGCCGATTGGAAGCTTGGCTTGTACCGTGTTCCACCCATCTTTTGCAATAACTTTACCCTCACTTTTCAGCAAAGAAATTACGGACATATCGAAACCTCCCTCCCTTAAAAGGTTTCTTGTTTGGTCTGGGAATATATCGATCCATTTATCCCCGATTCTCCCCCAGCACTGATCTTTTGGCATGGTCACGATGTCGCCTCCAGAAAGTGGCGATTTTTCTGTCACGATAAATCTGTGGGCGTTTTTATTTGACTGTTCCTGGATGAAGTCGTATGCTTTTTTCCAAGTTGGCACAGGTGTTTCTGAAGACATGTATGCCAGAACATATTCCATCCGATCCTCTTCTTTCGCCACATCAACTCCCAATAAATCCAATATTTTGCATCCTGTCAAAGTCGCAGCTAAATAAGGAACCTGTCGGCTTTGCAGGTTATTACTGCTATGTTCTGAGAGTTGTTCAAGATGGCTCTCGAAGAATCCTTTCAGTTGTTCTCCGTACGCCATCGCAAGACGCAAAATTTTTTCAACCTCATGGCCATGATGCGCCTTTAACATATTTTTTGCTTTTGTGACCTTTTTTCCAACTTCTTCGGAAATTTCGGTCACGCGCTGAAACTCCATGCCTCTGGCCTCAACTCCTGCTTTTTGCGTACACTCTTTGATCTGCCCTTCCCCTGTGGAAAGAAGCACGCCGAACCACGCCTTTGATTTTGCTTTTCGTACTTCGCCGCCCGTGGTGATAGTGGCACGGCCCTTTCCTTTCTCGTTGGCAAAATCATAAACGGTTTGTTCCAAATCTTCAGGCTTGGCCTGGTGACTTTCGTCCAAAAATGAAGGGAGCCCCCCGGCTTCTTCAAAATAAGTCTCCTTTCCTGACCGGCTTTGCCGCCATGACTCTACGAGCCTAAAAGGATCGCCGAACATGCTCGCAGCAACAATGGACGAGAAGGTTTTCCCGGAAGTCGAACCGCCCCACATATGATCAATGTACGAGCTGCAACCGATTATTTTGAGAATAGGAGAGATGGCCGCCGAGCCCAGACGCATTGCCAGACCAACGTCGTTTTTGAATTCTGCAACGATTTTTTTCCATTCGGCCTCCGTCCCCCTAATTTCTGGAACATACGTCGATCCCTGAAATTCGATTTCAGATTCTGTTTCTTTTCCAAGGATTTTACCGCCCAAAATAAACCGTTTGCTGTCTAACCAACCGTTTTTGTAGCTTGCGAGTTTTGTTTTTATCGTAGAATTGCGCGCGATCGATGCGGCAAAGTAAGATATCGCGTCTTTATTATTGTTTGAGTTTATCCGGACTCCTTTTGCAGCTAGCTTGTCAGAGTGCTTTGTGAAGCTCACTGCCTCCATCGGAAAAACGGCCCGCTGAGTTTCCTCATCGCCCCAACGGATGGCCACGGATTCCTCGGAAGTCCACACATCCCGAATTATTTCCTCAATTCTTACGGGCTGCTCGATAATCTTTCTGAACGTCTGGTATACTTCGTTTGTGGTCTCGTTGAGGCAATACTTTGCTTCAAAAACGGAGTTTTGTGTAACTACGTATCCAACTCCGTTTTCCTCCTTTATTTCCAAAACTTTTGTTTCGCCTTCTGGAAGTGGCGATGCTTTCCTTTTTCCCTCGTCAAACTTTCTTTGCTTCCTAGATTTTTTTGTTTCAGCTTCGCCGATTACATCAACGACCACGCTTTTCACCGCGCTGCGAGCCTTTGCTTTTCTGGCATTACAAAAATGGCGCGTGGTTTCATTTTCCATAGGTATCCATGCTTCGCCGTCTTGTGTCCAAAATATTGCCTTCCCGCATGTATCACAAAGACGCTGTTTTTTTTCCTTCGGCGCACCGACTGCGTCGCGCAAATCGGGCCATGTCTTACACTTGCAAGAATCGTGAAAGCACTGGTAGGATAGCTTCCCGTCTGGATGGATTATTACGCTGGCCTCGCCTCCTTTGTGCGAAGGATCAAACACGCAAGATTCTAACACAAGCATGGTTGCATCGTTCCATGACTTTTCTTTCTTCACGATTACGCCGTTATCTGACAAAAACTTTCGCACGTCGAACGTCTCACGCGCTCCACAGGCCGCTGACTGCATGGACACTGGTTTTTCCACAGGCTTCACAGCAAATGAAGATAAGTCTAGAGTCTGCGACGCTTTATCGATTGAGATAATAGCCGATTTTCTCCAGGGCCTTTCCGCCGTATTTTCTCCCTTAATGGCCCAAGTCCCAAGAACTTTGGTTATTCTGGATGGGTTGAAAACTTTCAAATCAACGTTTGCTTTTTCTGTTCCGAAGCGGTTTTGTAGATCAGCCAGAAAATATTTTGTTTCTGTGGGATTTTTTGCATTTGTTCGATATATCAGATGGTAGCCGTTTCCACTATCACCAAAGACAAATGGCCTTCCGATTTCGTCCATAATCTTTTGGGCAATCTCTTTCGCGGCTGTCTTTTCATCGTCGGTAGAAGACACTCCTGACGGGCGAATTGGGTCAACGTCTACCAATGCGAATGGTAATCCGATAACGTCTTTGTCTGACGTTGTTTCATTTTCGAAAGCCTCCTCTATTTTGTTGCCGCGACGAGCCATAAGTCCATTGTGTAATGGGTTTATGGTTACGTATACCGACAACTTTCCTTTGTACTTATAAAATTGAGTTGCTCCTTTCTCATATTTATCGATCCAAACCGCTGCCGTTGCTGGATTGTCAAAGTATCCAGACAATATGATTTTGTTTTTGCCACTCCTGCCAAGGAGCCTTATTTCTCTAACTTCTCCTGTCTTCCATATTGCTTCCAAAAAAAGATTATTTTCCATCGTTTTCTCCTTGACATTATTACACTTGCGTGGTATAATGTCTTTAAATCTTTTTGTGTTGTCCCAAAAGCCAGGCCGTAGCAACCTGGCTTTTGCTGTTTCTAGCCATTCCCTTGGTTCGTCGCAACGAGCGACTCGTCAACGCTTCCAGCAAACCTTTGCAATAACTTAACTGCTTTTTCTAGTTTGTGAATTTGTGCCCGC includes:
- a CDS encoding class I SAM-dependent methyltransferase, whose translation is MEWKRQIKEQAMSELSVHPHCPEERADLFTAYDGESAEIETCEFLYSLVRILKPNKVLETGTAKGIAAIAMASAMKENGFGKLFTIENKKDIAEIASARLDKAGLSKFVKVIVQDSIQFCEETRFKFKFAFLDSSIPIRTKEFTILNHKGSLDIVAFHDTSRHREKALKTPGEPQDEYLKQLRYLEQDCTGMIDFCFSRGLRLMQTTGFIGEQQ
- a CDS encoding sigma-70 family RNA polymerase sigma factor, with product MESEKIIELRKTNRGMNEILNANRPLVISTIKKTCSKYSGNLNFDDIVSAGMVGLWKAATHFCPEKGRFSTIATACIKREMFRFIQKEAEGKARICSIEKMGGYDSNGSSFDDIFYQMIAKEDIRSIFQVMEKDDRDLLIARFWENKTLREMAKMYGVTRERVRQKIAEALKRIRAALS
- a CDS encoding ATP-dependent helicase, with the protein product MKKTEVSIKHSEYQMAIFDWISRGTGNAIVSAVAGSGKTTTLIDALSILPAGTKSLFLSFNKEIQKSTRNKLDKRDVKGVTVFTNHGFGYNTIMGSLNFIKPVVKDEKYDEVCNRLFADERKVLENKHKIAFAKQEQNLDEVKHNKKFRKCFCSAPFFRKISTMLKFVDFGRMFGLEDVAAIADAIKYMGQKYDESINTSEIEMAYQEIIKIGMSDSLQVDYLDMLWLPVQKRIEMKQKFDFIFLDECQDLNAAQIKLVQHAINQTGARLLAVGDQQQAIYGFAGSLPTAWHKVKDSFSAKEFPLSVCYRCGREIVNLAKSIVPQISSSETAISGEISHIEDFSIQFILKNVDAVLSRFFAPLVHVLCVGIPISDRFRILGLDFSQEMKRYILTITKETKKTSEEYLALSLREKIQAFFAEKMESEENDFAFKKLEDVMNSLLFFEKISDHTENGMLTLIEKYMTDKPKRGEILLSTIHKAKGQEWDSVLVLGYNQMPHHFQKSPEWQDEQERNLKYIAITRAKKTLYQHCPQDKFWYREEFVFTEKMPKIESFKENQPKESPPECIMDEEDEENLYQIERERFIAKGSTNEVPKWARPALKYILNPKLKGMDLKLEDLK
- a CDS encoding DUF927 domain-containing protein; this translates as MENNLFLEAIWKTGEVREIRLLGRSGKNKIILSGYFDNPATAAVWIDKYEKGATQFYKYKGKLSVYVTINPLHNGLMARRGNKIEEAFENETTSDKDVIGLPFALVDVDPIRPSGVSSTDDEKTAAKEIAQKIMDEIGRPFVFGDSGNGYHLIYRTNAKNPTETKYFLADLQNRFGTEKANVDLKVFNPSRITKVLGTWAIKGENTAERPWRKSAIISIDKASQTLDLSSFAVKPVEKPVSMQSAACGARETFDVRKFLSDNGVIVKKEKSWNDATMLVLESCVFDPSHKGGEASVIIHPDGKLSYQCFHDSCKCKTWPDLRDAVGAPKEKKQRLCDTCGKAIFWTQDGEAWIPMENETTRHFCNARKAKARSAVKSVVVDVIGEAETKKSRKQRKFDEGKRKASPLPEGETKVLEIKEENGVGYVVTQNSVFEAKYCLNETTNEVYQTFRKIIEQPVRIEEIIRDVWTSEESVAIRWGDEETQRAVFPMEAVSFTKHSDKLAAKGVRINSNNNKDAISYFAASIARNSTIKTKLASYKNGWLDSKRFILGGKILGKETESEIEFQGSTYVPEIRGTEAEWKKIVAEFKNDVGLAMRLGSAAISPILKIIGCSSYIDHMWGGSTSGKTFSSIVAASMFGDPFRLVESWRQSRSGKETYFEEAGGLPSFLDESHQAKPEDLEQTVYDFANEKGKGRATITTGGEVRKAKSKAWFGVLLSTGEGQIKECTQKAGVEARGMEFQRVTEISEEVGKKVTKAKNMLKAHHGHEVEKILRLAMAYGEQLKGFFESHLEQLSEHSSNNLQSRQVPYLAATLTGCKILDLLGVDVAKEEDRMEYVLAYMSSETPVPTWKKAYDFIQEQSNKNAHRFIVTEKSPLSGGDIVTMPKDQCWGRIGDKWIDIFPDQTRNLLREGGFDMSVISLLKSEGKVIAKDGWNTVQAKLPIGGNSRVVRVIRFVKECLEEDV